A section of the Rhodobacter sp. genome encodes:
- a CDS encoding gamma-glutamyl-gamma-aminobutyrate hydrolase family protein codes for MPRKRPVVGVIGNSALLNESYQVHAGGTMNSVAVAEVAGAMPLLIPADPHYVSVEELLDVCDGFLLTGGRPNVHPEEYGEEPTPAHGDFDRCRDAITLPLVRACVERGQPFLGVCRGFQEVNVAMGGTLYPEIRDLPGRMNHRMPPEGTLDEKFALRHTVTFTEGGPFHGLLGAREVMTNTLHGQGIKDPGARIVIDGYAPDGTPEAIYVKDAPGFTLAVQWHPEYNAAADPVSRPLFAAFGQAVRAWAQAR; via the coding sequence ATGCCGCGCAAGCGTCCGGTCGTCGGGGTTATCGGGAACAGCGCCCTCCTGAACGAATCCTACCAGGTGCACGCCGGGGGCACGATGAACTCGGTCGCCGTGGCCGAGGTCGCGGGCGCCATGCCGTTGCTGATCCCTGCCGATCCGCACTACGTCTCGGTCGAGGAACTGCTCGATGTCTGTGACGGCTTCCTGCTGACCGGCGGGCGGCCCAACGTCCATCCCGAGGAATACGGCGAGGAACCGACGCCCGCGCATGGCGATTTCGACCGGTGCCGCGACGCGATCACGCTGCCGCTGGTGCGCGCCTGCGTCGAACGGGGCCAGCCCTTTCTGGGTGTCTGCCGCGGCTTTCAGGAGGTCAACGTGGCCATGGGGGGCACGCTGTATCCAGAGATCCGCGACCTGCCGGGCCGGATGAACCACCGGATGCCGCCCGAGGGCACGCTCGACGAGAAATTCGCCCTGCGCCATACCGTCACCTTTACCGAAGGCGGGCCGTTCCACGGCCTGTTGGGCGCGCGCGAAGTGATGACCAACACGCTGCACGGGCAAGGGATCAAGGACCCCGGTGCGCGCATCGTCATCGATGGCTATGCCCCCGACGGCACGCCCGAGGCGATCTATGTCAAGGATGCCCCCGGCTTCACGCTGGCGGTGCAGTGGCACCCCGAATACAACGCCGCCGCCGACCCGGTCTCGCGCCCGTTGTTCGCGGCCTTTGGGCAGGCGGTGCGCGCCTGGGCCCAGGCGCGCTAG
- the hemN gene encoding oxygen-independent coproporphyrinogen III oxidase: protein MNTVSQLARLGLFDARVPRYTSYPTAPQFSTEVGAAQFARWIAAIAPGSRISLYLHVPFCRRLCWFCACRTQGTSSDDPVLAYVETLKQELALLKATLPEGITLSRLHWGGGTPTLLPAPAMRALAAAIFDVVPLGKDAEFSVEIDPNEIDGARLDALAEFGMNRASIGVQDFDPDIQAIIGRDQSYEVTQAAVEAIRARGVHSLNADILYGLPQQSRIRLADSVQKLMSLSPDRVALYGYAHVPWMARRQQMIPSDTLPRPEERLELFETAQELFTWDGYQAIGIDHFARPGDGLAVAARNGTLRRNFQGYTDDTAEVLIGLGASSISRFPQGYAQMNAATSGWTKAVREGVFATARGHAFRGEDRLRARIIEALMCDFRISADEITRDFGLTRAALSALFAPVAEKFGRFVTVDSQGLSIPPEGRALTRMIATHFDAYAMAKTGHSSAI from the coding sequence ATGAACACCGTATCGCAACTCGCCCGACTGGGTCTCTTTGACGCGCGCGTTCCGCGTTACACCAGCTATCCCACCGCGCCCCAGTTCTCGACCGAGGTCGGTGCCGCGCAATTCGCCCGATGGATCGCCGCGATCGCGCCGGGAAGCCGCATTTCATTGTATCTGCATGTGCCGTTCTGCCGCCGGCTTTGCTGGTTCTGCGCCTGCCGCACGCAGGGCACCAGTTCCGACGATCCGGTGCTGGCCTATGTGGAAACGCTCAAGCAGGAACTGGCCCTGCTGAAGGCCACCCTGCCCGAGGGCATCACCCTGTCGCGCCTGCACTGGGGCGGCGGCACGCCGACGCTGTTGCCCGCGCCCGCGATGCGCGCGTTGGCGGCGGCGATCTTCGACGTGGTGCCGCTGGGCAAGGATGCCGAATTCTCGGTCGAAATCGACCCGAACGAAATTGACGGCGCACGGCTGGACGCGCTGGCCGAATTCGGCATGAACCGGGCCTCGATCGGGGTGCAGGATTTCGACCCCGACATCCAGGCGATCATCGGCCGCGACCAGAGCTATGAGGTCACGCAGGCCGCTGTCGAGGCGATTCGCGCGCGCGGCGTTCACAGTCTGAACGCCGATATCCTGTATGGCCTGCCGCAACAAAGCCGCATCCGGCTGGCCGATTCGGTGCAGAAGCTGATGTCGCTGTCGCCCGACCGGGTGGCGCTTTACGGTTATGCGCATGTGCCCTGGATGGCGCGGCGCCAGCAGATGATCCCGTCCGACACCCTGCCCCGCCCCGAGGAACGGCTCGAACTGTTCGAGACCGCGCAGGAGCTGTTCACCTGGGACGGCTATCAGGCCATCGGCATCGACCATTTCGCACGGCCCGGCGACGGCCTGGCGGTGGCGGCGCGCAACGGCACGCTCAGGCGGAATTTCCAGGGCTACACCGACGACACCGCCGAGGTGCTGATCGGGCTGGGCGCGTCGTCGATCTCGCGGTTCCCGCAAGGCTATGCGCAGATGAACGCGGCGACCTCGGGCTGGACCAAGGCGGTGCGCGAGGGGGTCTTTGCCACGGCGCGCGGCCACGCATTCCGGGGCGAGGACCGCTTGCGCGCCCGGATCATCGAGGCCTTGATGTGCGATTTTCGCATCTCGGCCGATGAGATCACCCGCGATTTCGGCCTGACGCGCGCCGCGCTGTCGGCGCTGTTCGCCCCCGTGGCCGAGAAATTCGGCCGCTTCGTCACCGTGGATTCGCAAGGGCTGTCCATCCCCCCCGAGGGCCGCGCCCTGACGCGCATGATCGCCACTCATTTCGATGCCTACGCGATGGCGAAAACCGGGCATTCTTCGGCGATCTGA
- a CDS encoding SDR family oxidoreductase, translating into MTEFTGKTAIVTGAAGGIGRATALLLARKGASVVAADVNPAVRDTASMIRDAGGRAEAVVTDVATDAGAEAFVGAAIDRFGGLDVLHANAGITGGLVPRLDEDSATFLEVLRVNLLGPWVAIRTALPHMTRGAAIVCTASVAGLRAGAGPIAYSASKAGVINLVQSTAMALSGRGIRVNGVAPGLIDTPMTALLYDDARAKGREDRIGQLNPTRRGGQPEEIAEAVAWLASDAAGYVNGQVLAVDGGLSAQHPFTPKWSL; encoded by the coding sequence ATGACAGAGTTCACCGGCAAGACCGCCATCGTCACCGGCGCCGCTGGCGGCATCGGGCGGGCCACCGCCTTGCTGCTGGCACGCAAGGGCGCGTCGGTGGTGGCTGCGGATGTGAACCCGGCGGTGCGCGACACCGCGTCGATGATCCGCGACGCGGGCGGCCGGGCCGAGGCGGTGGTGACCGATGTCGCCACCGACGCCGGGGCCGAGGCCTTTGTCGGCGCCGCCATCGACCGCTTCGGCGGGCTCGACGTCCTGCACGCCAACGCCGGCATCACCGGCGGCCTGGTGCCCCGCCTGGACGAGGACAGCGCGACGTTTCTCGAGGTGTTGCGAGTCAACCTGCTGGGCCCCTGGGTGGCGATCCGCACGGCGCTTCCGCACATGACGCGGGGCGCGGCGATCGTGTGCACCGCTTCGGTCGCGGGGTTGCGGGCCGGCGCGGGGCCGATCGCCTATTCGGCCTCGAAGGCGGGGGTGATCAATCTGGTGCAATCCACCGCCATGGCGCTGAGCGGTCGCGGCATTCGCGTGAACGGAGTGGCGCCAGGGCTGATCGATACGCCGATGACCGCCTTGCTGTACGATGACGCCCGCGCCAAGGGGCGCGAGGACCGGATCGGGCAGTTGAATCCCACCCGTCGCGGCGGTCAGCCCGAGGAAATCGCCGAAGCGGTCGCCTGGCTGGCCTCGGATGCGGCCGGATATGTCAACGGGCAGGTTCTGGCCGTTGACGGCGGATTGTCGGCGCAGCATCCCTTTACGCCGAAGTGGTCGTTATAG
- a CDS encoding heme-binding protein, whose product MSLTRDQARAAMAAVFAAGRAGGMRPLAVAVVDAGGHVVAFEREDGAPVGRFEVARAKAHGAVMMGMGGRALARLAEGRPVFAQTLAGVFDGKLLPVPGGVLLRDASGAIVGALGVSGDTSDNDAEAGLEGAVAAGFTGEA is encoded by the coding sequence ATGAGTCTGACACGGGACCAGGCGCGCGCCGCAATGGCGGCGGTCTTTGCGGCGGGGCGCGCCGGCGGGATGCGCCCGCTGGCGGTTGCGGTGGTGGACGCAGGCGGCCATGTGGTCGCCTTCGAACGCGAGGACGGCGCGCCCGTCGGCCGATTCGAGGTCGCCCGCGCCAAGGCCCATGGCGCGGTCATGATGGGCATGGGCGGGCGCGCGCTGGCCCGCCTGGCCGAGGGGCGGCCGGTCTTTGCCCAGACCCTGGCGGGGGTTTTTGACGGCAAGCTGCTGCCGGTGCCGGGTGGCGTGCTGTTGCGCGACGCCTCGGGCGCCATCGTCGGCGCGCTGGGCGTCAGTGGCGACACCTCGGACAACGACGCCGAGGCCGGGCTCGAGGGGGCCGTCGCGGCAGGGTTCACCGGCGAGGCGTGA
- a CDS encoding Crp/Fnr family transcriptional regulator: MPKSQLAPLKFTHVQCGDCPIRHRAVCARCDEDELSRLEETKYYRSFEAGQTVVWSGDRMDFVASVVSGIATLTQTMEDGRRQMVGLLLPSDFVGRPGRETAPYDVVATTDLVMCCFRKKPFEDIMVTTPHVGQRLLEMTLDELDAAREWMLLLGRKTAREKIASLIAIIARRDASLKMAKSEGRVVVDLPLTREAMSEYLGLTLETVSRQISALRKDGIIEIEGKRHIIIPDFDLLVEEAGDDSDGGFLV; this comes from the coding sequence ATGCCGAAATCCCAGCTTGCTCCCTTGAAATTTACACATGTGCAATGTGGCGACTGCCCCATTCGGCACCGCGCGGTCTGCGCACGCTGCGACGAGGACGAACTCTCGCGCCTCGAAGAGACGAAATATTACCGCAGTTTCGAAGCCGGGCAGACGGTCGTGTGGTCGGGCGACCGCATGGATTTCGTCGCCTCGGTGGTGTCCGGCATCGCCACGCTGACCCAGACGATGGAGGACGGGCGCCGCCAGATGGTCGGCCTGTTGCTGCCGTCGGATTTCGTCGGCCGCCCGGGCCGCGAGACCGCGCCCTATGACGTCGTCGCGACCACCGATCTGGTGATGTGCTGTTTCCGCAAGAAACCCTTCGAGGATATCATGGTGACCACGCCGCATGTCGGGCAGCGGTTGCTGGAGATGACGCTCGATGAACTGGACGCGGCGCGCGAATGGATGCTGCTGCTGGGCCGCAAGACCGCGCGCGAGAAGATCGCCAGCCTGATCGCCATCATCGCCCGGCGCGATGCCTCGCTGAAGATGGCCAAGAGCGAGGGGCGCGTGGTGGTCGATCTGCCGCTCACGCGTGAGGCGATGTCCGAGTATCTGGGCTTGACGCTGGAAACGGTGAGCCGCCAGATCAGCGCCTTGCGCAAGGACGGCATCATCGAGATCGAGGGCAAGCGCCACATTATCATTCCC